Proteins found in one Primulina eburnea isolate SZY01 chromosome 16, ASM2296580v1, whole genome shotgun sequence genomic segment:
- the LOC140817416 gene encoding transcription factor HHO3-like, with the protein MKRFQDYIQALEEEHHKIQVFRRELPLCFELVTQAIESCKHQLSWATTECNLRGQSECSEQTSCPVFEEFIPLKRTSSQSDGEEQESQKPNKDLADMSNTDGKNGNEKNSEKSDWLRSAQLWNQSRDPSSKEHSPRKVVVTEVTRNGGGRCDGHAFQPFKKEKSSGTSGTSTAPKQVPKNKSPSPASTSSTAGTGGGDKKEEKEGESLRKARRCWSPDLHRRFVQSLHKLGGSHVATPKQIRELMKVDGLTNDEVKSHLQKYRLHTRSRPSPPIQNSSNSQQTPQYLVVGGVWVPPEYAIMATTTTSGDATPSARIHAPIASVARPFREALASAAPQQSGEGAVDGSHSPATSSSTHTTTTSPSY; encoded by the exons ATGAAGAGATTTCAAGATTACATACAAGCTTTAGAGGAAGAGCATCACAAGATTCAAGTTTTCCGACGTGAACTTCCTCTCTGTTTTGAGCTTGTTACACAAG CGATTGAGTCATGCAAACATCAGTTATCATGGGCGACAACAGAGTGTAATTTACGTGGGCAATCTGAGTGTTCTGAGCAGACATCGTGTCCGGTTTTTGAAGAGTTCATTCCGCTGAAAAGGACCTCGTCCCAATCTGATGGTGAAGAACAAGAATCCCAGAAACCAAATAAAGATTTAGCTGATATGAGTAATACAGATGGGAAGAATGGTAATGAGAAGAATTCCGAGAAATCAGACTGGCTTAGATCTGCTCAGCTTTGGAATCAGTCCCGAGATCCATCTTCCAAAGAG CATTCACCAAGAAAGGTGGTAGTTACGGAGGTGACGAGAAATGGCGGTGGCCGATGTGATGGTCATGCATTTCAGCCATTCAAGAAGGAGAAaagttcaggcactagcggaacttcaactgctcctaagCAAGTACCAAAGAATAAGTCACCGTCACCGGCATCCACCAGTTCCACGGCGGGAACTGGTGGCGGGGATAAGAAGGAAGAGAAAGAAGGGGAGTCTCTAAGAAAGGCAAGGAGGTGTTGGTCGCCGGATTTACACAGAAGATTTGTGCAATCCCTTCATAAACTTGGTGGTTCCCATG TTGCTACACCTAAACAGATAAGGGAATTGATGAAGGTTGATGGACTCACAAATGATGAGGTTAAAAGTCATTTACAG AAGTATCGATTACACACGAGATCGAGACCAAGTCCTCCGATTCAAAACAGCAGTAACTCGCAACAAACACCTCAATATTTGGTAGTGGGAGGAGTATGGGTGCCACCAGAATATGCCATCATGGCTACAACCACAACATCCGGGGATGCCACTCCATCCGCCAGAATACATGCCCCAATTGCTTCGGTGGCACGACCCTTTCGAGAAGCATTGGCATCAGCAGCCCCGCAACAAAGTGGTGAAGGTGCGGTTGATGGATCCCATTCCCCGGCGACATCGTCCTCCACTCATACGACAACCACCTCACCGTCttactga